The Streptomyces sannanensis genome includes the window AAGCAGCGGTCCGCCGAGACGCTGACCAGTCTCACGCTCATGGGCGTTCGCCTCTACAACCCGGTCACCGGCCGCTTCTTGTCCATCGACCCGGTGCACGGCGGTGGCGACAACCGCTACGGCTACCCCGGAGACCCGGTCAACCAGTTCGATCTGGATGGGCGTTCGTGGTGGTCGGAACTCAAGAAGAAGAGCAAGAAGAAGGCGATCGAGGCCCGCGCATGCGCGAGCCTTGGATTCAACGCCTGCAGGAGAGCCACGGCGATTTCGTACATCGCCGCTAGTATGACAGGAAATGGAAATCGGAATAATGCTATCCGTCACTTCATCTGGCAAGCGGCTCTGACTTTCCTTCTGGGGCACCGCGCGGCTGTAGTGCTCGGTAATGCCCATGAATGGGGAGAGGGCGGCAGAGCTGACTCCAGGATCGATCAGCGTAATAACACCCGAGCCAGAAACTTCGCGATAAGCGGACGGGGCAGGCGTGCGATGAAGAAGGCCTGGCACTCGAAGTCCGGGCTGTACGCGTTCCTGTACAAGACGGCCTCCTACCGCTACTCGATAGGAATGCTCGAGTAGCTCCGTCGTCCAACCTATGAGGGCTGCCGGGTCCGCGCGCAGCGGGCCCGGCAGCCCCAACCCACTCAATACCGAAGGACATTTTCATGAAGAACGCCTACAAGGTGGCGGCGGTGTCTACCATCCTCGTCCTGGCCGCCGGTGGAGTAGCTCTCGGATATGAGCTGCGAGGAGGATGCGGCAGCCAGGAAGGCCGGGCCGAAAAGATCGCGGGCTTGGAGATTTTGCAAGAGAAGCCTGAAGGGGCCCATCCCGCATCCGGGAGCGAGAAGGTCGAATACGGGTGTGTGGACGACGGAGGTGGCTGGCTGTACGCGAACCGGCACTATGCGTTTGAGGGCTCGAATCGGCAGGTCGTAGATTTCTATCGCGGCATCGCGCAGAAGCAGGGGCTGTCGCTGGACGAGGAAGGCAGGGAAGCGTCAGACACTCTGGCCGGCCTCTGCTTCTCCAAGGAGGTCGACGACAAGCCCGTGCTCGTGCGCATCCGCTTCAATCCACCCGGGGGTTCCGAACCCGGGGACTACACAATCGGGGCCGAGGCGGCTTTGGACGGCGAACGCATCCGCTGCTGGCTTTGATCTAACCTCATGTCGGCAACGGCTGAATCTGGTTCAGGCACGGATTCCGTGAAGTCGATCGTGCTTCTGTGCGCCGGTGACGCTCCGTCATCTCCGGGCGGATGCTGGCCGCGTGTGAAGAACTCTTCCTTCTGCTTCCGCATCTCGCCGGGATACCCGTCGAGTGCATGGAGGTGCGGGACGGCCGCGTGGTGATCGAAGCGTCGACGCCGGAAGACGTCCCCGTACTCTGCCCGGGCTGCCAGGCGCCGTCTGGGCGGGTGCACAGCCGGTACGGACGGCGCCTGGCGGACGCGCCGTGCGGCGGGCGGGGCGTGGTGATTGAACTGTCGGTGCGCCGGCTGTTCTGCGACAACGGCGAGTGCCGGCGGGTGACGTTCGCCGAGCAGATAGACGGGCTGACCAGCCGCTACGGCCGGCGCACGCCCGTCCTGCAGCGGATGCTCGCCGCGCTGGGCGTCGTCGTGGCCGCCCGCGCCGTGGCCCGTCTGGCGCTGCTACTCGGCGTCGTGGTCAGCCGGACGACCGTCCTGCGCCTGGTCATGGCGTTGCCGGACCCGGCCTGGACGACCCCGCGCGTGCTGGGCATCGACGAGTTCGCCACCAGGAAGGGCCACCGGTACGGCACCATCTTGGTCGACTGCGAGTCCCACCAGCCCCTGGACCTGCTGCCCGACCGCGACGCGGACAGCGTCGCCGCCTGGCTACGCGAGTACCCCGGCATCGAGATCATCTGCCGCGACCGCGCGCAGGTCTTCGCCGACAGAGCCCGCACAGGCGCCCCAAACGCCCAGCACTGCGCGGACAAATGGCACGTCTGGCACAACCTCGCCGAGGCCGTCGAACGCCTCGTCTCCCGCCACCGCGCCCTACTGCGCGACCTGGTCGAAACCTTCCCTGAACCCGAGCGACCGGAACCAGAGCCCGCACAGGTCGAGACGGTCAAAGCGACCGAGGAACCGTCCGAGCCCTACCCGCAGGGGAAGTTCCTCGACCGGCTCCGCGACACCCACGCCGCAGTCCGGGCCCAGGTAGAGCAGGGCCTGAGTCTGCGCGAGATCGCCAGACGCCTCGGTCTCGGGCGCAACACCGTCCGCAAGTACGCCCGCGCGGCCAGTCCAGAGGCGATGCTGCACGGCCAGTGGCAGAACCGGACCAGCAAGCTCGACGCCTTCAAGCCCTACCTCGATCAGCGCATCGCCGAGGGCTGCACAAACGTGTCCCGGCTCCATCGCGAGCTGTAAGAACGCGGGGCACGCTGCAGTTACAGCACCCTGCGCGACTACGTCCGGCCGCTACGTTCCGACCGTCGGGCTGCCGGGAGCCCACCACCGATCGCGAGGCCGCCCTCACCCCGCGAGGCCACCGGCTGGATCATGCGCCACCCGGACCACCTACGCCAAGACGACCAGCAGCAGCTCAAGAACCTGCTGGCCCGCTCACCCGAGCTCACGGCCGCCGCAGGCCACGTCCGCACCTTCGCGACCATCATGACCAACCGCGAAGGAGACCGGCTGCGGCACTGGATCGCCGACGTCTGCGCGGACGAGCAGTGCGGCCTGGCCGGCTTCGCCGCCGGACTGATCCCCGACCTCGACGCCGTCGTCTATGGCATGAGCACCGACTGGTCCTCCGGGCCCGTCGAGGGCCGCGTCAACGACCTGAAAGCCCTCAAGCGCAGCATGTTCGGCAGAGCGAAACCACCGCTGCTGCGCAAGCGGCTCCTCCTGATCGCGGCCAGCCGCCGACCCTAACCTCTGCCGCCTCGGGCCTGGCGGTCCAGGAACTCGATCACTCGTGTTTCCGAACGTAGAAGCCGCTCTCGCTGCTCAGGAGGAAGAGAGGCGAGGAGGTCGACCAGGACTCGCTTCCGCGGGACGTACACCATGTTGCCGGAGTAGATCCTGCAACCTGCACACCAGGCGAGTCCGATGCAGCGCTCGAACATGGAGGACTCGGGCGGATGGAAGCGATACTGGTACGAGCAGGCGGACGTTCGGCAGGCGGCGCAGACCAGTCGATCGCCGTCGGGAATCGTGTCCCAGCCTCCGACCATTCGCCAATGCTGTCGCCCGGCCGGTGCTCTTCAAGTCGTCATGCCGAGCATTCTCTCTCACCGCGAGTCGCCCGGTCTCGGCGTCCGGGGAAGAATCGGGCCGACCACAGACCGTGACGGACCCTCAGGCGACCTGATCCACTTCACGGAATCCGTGCCTGAACCCGGTTCAAGGAACGGCGACAGGCCTGTCAGTCCTACTACTTGCGAGGTATCCGTTCGCACTCGCTGGCCACTACGAGATGTTCAACCCTCGATCGACTCGCACGATGACCTACTGCCCAAGGCAGGAAAGATCGTGCTCTTCATTGCTGCTGCGGCAGTGATCGTCTACATCAATCTCGGGAGCATCTGGTAGGGGCCAGGCGAGGTGGCCGGGAGACCACCTACAGTCACCATGCGGCCTGCTGTCATGCCGAACTGACGACAGTTGAATACGCGAGCTCACCAGTACGGAACCCCGAACAGTCGTGCCCCGGTCGTGGCCGGGGCACGCCGTACAGCCTGCCGAGGTCGCCAACGCTGAGCCAGGGCGTAACCCGGTGGGTGCGTTCCTCCGGGGACGGGGATGCCGAGGGATTCCTGCCCGGGCGCGGCAGTGGCGACATGACCCAGGGCGTGAGGGAGGCGCGTCCACAAGGCGGTATCCGCAGGTCAGGCGACGGCGTTACGGATGCGAGATGCGATCTGCCCGACTATGCAGCGCTACTTGACGGGTGGCGGCAGCTACAGCCAGTCTGCCCGCTCCGTGCGATCGACACCGCCGTCGCCATCCACTACGTAGGCCAGTGCCTCTGCGAAGGTTGAGCAATGCTCAAGACCTGTGGATCGGTGTCGGGGAGGCAACGCGAAGGGCGTACCTTCCCGAATGATCCTGTGATGGTCATCGAGTAGGCCGACGTTGGCGCGTCGGTCGGGAAGGCACGCCCGTGCTCACGGTAGTCAATGCTGACGGTTCCACGCCAAACGGCTCCCTGATCGACGAGATCGTCCGCGAGGGCGCCCGGCGGATGCTGGCCGCCGCGTTGGAAGCCGAAGTCAACAGCTACATAGCAGAGTTGGCCGGTGAACGGGGCGGCGACGGTCGCCGCCTGGTCGTGCGCAACGGCTACCACCAGCCGAGGAAGGTCACCACGGCCGCCGGGACGGTCGAGGTGCGGGCCCCGCGTGTGAACGATAAGCGCGTCGATGACACGACGGGTGAGCGCAAGCGGTTCTCCTCGGCGATCCTGCCGCCCTGGTGCCGCAAGTCCCCAAAGATCAGT containing:
- a CDS encoding ISL3 family transposase, producing MLAACEELFLLLPHLAGIPVECMEVRDGRVVIEASTPEDVPVLCPGCQAPSGRVHSRYGRRLADAPCGGRGVVIELSVRRLFCDNGECRRVTFAEQIDGLTSRYGRRTPVLQRMLAALGVVVAARAVARLALLLGVVVSRTTVLRLVMALPDPAWTTPRVLGIDEFATRKGHRYGTILVDCESHQPLDLLPDRDADSVAAWLREYPGIEIICRDRAQVFADRARTGAPNAQHCADKWHVWHNLAEAVERLVSRHRALLRDLVETFPEPERPEPEPAQVETVKATEEPSEPYPQGKFLDRLRDTHAAVRAQVEQGLSLREIARRLGLGRNTVRKYARAASPEAMLHGQWQNRTSKLDAFKPYLDQRIAEGCTNVSRLHREL
- a CDS encoding transposase, giving the protein MRHPDHLRQDDQQQLKNLLARSPELTAAAGHVRTFATIMTNREGDRLRHWIADVCADEQCGLAGFAAGLIPDLDAVVYGMSTDWSSGPVEGRVNDLKALKRSMFGRAKPPLLRKRLLLIAASRRP